A region from the Aquimarina sp. ERC-38 genome encodes:
- a CDS encoding polysaccharide biosynthesis/export family protein, with protein MKTIDLKKVFRTILLVLCLQSCVSKKDIIYLQDSSFFKEDSILYDQVLIQPDDILSIVVSASVPETTIPYNKQSSTQAINVNLEVLKIQGYLVSNYGTIDFPILGRMNAAGKSMNEMKIFIEEELKSGGHITDPVVSIRMLNAKFTVLGEVKLPGTYTYTEENISLLQALGYAGDLTINGKRNNVKVIRERNGKRSIEEIDLTSADWFKSPYYFVKPNDVIVVSPNTAKVKSAGIIGNASTVLTIASLILSSVILITNIK; from the coding sequence ATGAAAACCATCGACTTAAAAAAAGTATTTCGGACAATACTTTTAGTATTATGCCTGCAATCTTGCGTTAGTAAGAAAGATATCATCTATTTACAAGATAGTAGCTTTTTTAAAGAAGATAGTATTCTTTATGATCAGGTACTCATACAACCTGATGATATTTTAAGTATTGTAGTTAGTGCTTCCGTCCCTGAAACCACAATACCGTACAATAAACAAAGTTCAACCCAAGCCATAAATGTCAATCTGGAAGTTCTTAAGATACAAGGATATCTGGTATCAAATTACGGAACTATTGATTTTCCCATCCTTGGTCGGATGAATGCAGCAGGTAAAAGTATGAATGAAATGAAAATTTTTATCGAGGAAGAATTAAAAAGTGGAGGTCATATCACTGACCCCGTAGTAAGTATTCGAATGCTAAATGCGAAATTTACAGTATTAGGAGAAGTAAAGTTACCAGGAACTTACACCTATACTGAAGAAAATATTTCTTTGTTGCAGGCGTTAGGATATGCAGGTGACCTCACGATCAATGGAAAACGAAATAACGTAAAAGTCATTCGGGAACGTAATGGGAAAAGGTCTATAGAGGAGATTGATCTTACTTCAGCTGATTGGTTTAAAAGCCCTTATTATTTTGTGAAACCTAACGATGTTATTGTAGTAAGCCCTAATACGGCTAAGGTAAAAAGTGCTGGTATTATTGGTAATGCAAGTACGGTATTAACTATTGCTTCTCTAATTTTAAGTTCGGTTATTTTAATAACAAATATAAAATGA
- a CDS encoding Gfo/Idh/MocA family protein, giving the protein MKNIGLIGIGKMGLSHLAIANQTPGIKVEAICDTSKQLLRVIEKNTSFQCFTDYKAMIKKCSLDGVMILTPNSFHYDIAQYCLDQGLDIFVEKPLTLNYSTSKKLVASASNQNRKGQVGYVNRYNPVFQRVKTMIDGGVIGNVTNYINKMTGGVVLKENKGWRNDYAKGGGCLHDYGPHCFDLSTYLFGTDVKVTSAVLKKIFSTNVDDAVYATLIHKDQVAGVNYINWSDSSVRKATNNVEIFGDKGKITAGKQEVSVFLNSANPKMELQKGWNQLYITDENLDVAYYLRGEDFSRQLEDFSDLLNGNILESRASLSDASITDRIIEEIKSLSGKLL; this is encoded by the coding sequence ATGAAAAATATCGGACTTATAGGTATCGGTAAAATGGGGTTATCCCACCTGGCTATTGCAAATCAAACTCCGGGCATTAAAGTGGAAGCAATCTGTGATACTTCAAAACAACTGTTAAGAGTTATTGAAAAAAACACTAGTTTCCAATGTTTTACGGATTATAAAGCAATGATTAAAAAGTGTTCATTAGATGGAGTCATGATTTTGACCCCTAATTCATTTCATTATGACATTGCGCAATATTGCCTCGATCAAGGTCTGGATATATTTGTTGAGAAACCCTTGACTTTGAATTATTCCACTAGTAAAAAACTGGTTGCAAGTGCTAGTAATCAAAATAGAAAAGGGCAAGTAGGATACGTAAATAGATATAATCCTGTATTCCAAAGAGTAAAAACTATGATTGATGGGGGGGTGATCGGGAACGTAACTAATTATATTAATAAAATGACTGGTGGCGTGGTACTTAAAGAAAATAAAGGCTGGCGTAACGACTATGCAAAAGGTGGTGGTTGTTTACACGATTATGGTCCACATTGCTTTGATCTGTCTACGTATTTATTTGGTACGGATGTAAAGGTCACCTCTGCGGTTTTAAAAAAAATCTTTTCTACAAATGTTGATGATGCAGTCTATGCAACCCTCATTCACAAAGATCAAGTTGCAGGGGTTAATTATATCAACTGGTCTGATAGTTCGGTAAGAAAAGCTACTAATAATGTCGAAATATTCGGAGATAAAGGTAAAATTACCGCAGGCAAGCAAGAGGTAAGCGTTTTTTTAAATAGTGCAAATCCTAAAATGGAGCTTCAAAAAGGCTGGAATCAATTATATATAACTGATGAAAACCTTGATGTTGCGTATTACTTGCGAGGAGAAGATTTTTCAAGGCAACTTGAAGATTTTTCAGACTTATTAAATGGTAATATTTTAGAGTCAAGAGCATCCCTGTCTGACGCCAGTATTACGGATAGAATAATAGAAGAAATTAAAAGTTTGAGTGGTAAGTTATTATGA
- a CDS encoding WecB/TagA/CpsF family glycosyltransferase produces the protein MVLEDEKSTSGNWNLIPGYVSGIPVHSFDRKQVLEIIKEGIEHDRAKRHICITNTESMYYAKRVAAHLEFINTSTLSLCDGIGSVIAGKFQGQKITRFNGPDLLLACAEYGQKLGWRHYFCGGKEGVADKLATNLKNKYPEMKVAGTFCPPFRKTSEEENQTMLDNINNSQADIIWVGLGLLKQESWIAQYKEKLNVPWSVGVGAAFDFYAGTAKRAPAVFRKAGFEWLYRLILEPRMFKRNLNSYHFMFSAIRDGITKKYKTNSK, from the coding sequence ATGGTTTTAGAAGATGAAAAAAGTACCTCCGGAAATTGGAACTTGATCCCGGGTTACGTTAGTGGTATTCCAGTTCATTCTTTTGATAGAAAACAAGTTCTTGAAATAATCAAAGAAGGAATTGAGCACGACCGGGCGAAGCGTCATATTTGTATTACTAATACGGAATCTATGTATTATGCTAAACGAGTGGCAGCTCATTTAGAATTTATAAATACATCAACCTTATCTTTATGTGATGGTATTGGTTCTGTGATTGCGGGTAAATTTCAGGGTCAGAAAATTACTCGTTTTAATGGTCCTGATCTTTTATTAGCCTGTGCGGAATATGGGCAAAAACTGGGGTGGCGACATTATTTTTGCGGAGGAAAAGAAGGAGTGGCGGATAAATTAGCTACCAACTTAAAAAACAAGTATCCTGAAATGAAGGTTGCAGGTACTTTTTGCCCTCCTTTTAGAAAAACAAGTGAAGAAGAAAATCAAACGATGCTAGATAATATTAATAATTCTCAGGCAGATATTATTTGGGTAGGATTGGGTTTATTAAAACAGGAAAGCTGGATTGCTCAATATAAAGAGAAGCTTAATGTGCCTTGGTCAGTTGGAGTAGGGGCAGCTTTTGACTTTTATGCAGGAACCGCTAAACGTGCTCCGGCAGTATTTAGAAAAGCCGGATTTGAATGGTTGTATCGACTTATTTTAGAACCCAGAATGTTCAAACGAAATTTAAACAGTTATCACTTCATGTTTTCGGCAATCAGAGATGGTATTACTAAAAAATATAAAACAAATAGTAAATGA
- a CDS encoding glycosyltransferase family 4 protein, whose amino-acid sequence MLPKILFILHLPPPVHGSSMVGQYIHDSQRINNTFRTRFVNLGTSKSVDEIGEKSFKKYVTYFKILKEIFKILKNDRPDKVYLAITAKGIALYKDCFVVSLVKFFKVPLIIHFHNKGVNKYQDKIIDNQLYKFVFKDSKIILLSHCLYTDIARYVDKKDVYYCPNGIPYFSTEEVKSQKNSKMINLLFLSNLIASKGVYELIEACNLLKERNHKFTCTIIGGEGDVSREQLQDKIKEFNLQEEVSYLGKRYGAEKEDAFSKADVFVFPTFYHNECFPLVLLEAMQFGLPVVSTNEGGIPDIIEEGTTGYIVTKNDVEMLTDRIELFIKRPELVLEMGAKAKKIFYEKYTLETFENRLTKILEIA is encoded by the coding sequence ATGTTGCCTAAGATTTTATTTATACTTCATCTACCTCCTCCTGTTCATGGTTCTTCCATGGTCGGTCAATATATTCATGATAGTCAACGTATTAATAACACCTTTAGAACGAGATTTGTTAATTTAGGCACCTCAAAATCTGTAGACGAAATAGGAGAAAAATCGTTTAAGAAATATGTCACTTATTTTAAAATTTTAAAAGAGATTTTTAAAATTTTAAAAAATGACCGTCCAGATAAGGTGTACTTAGCAATAACAGCAAAAGGTATTGCTTTATATAAGGACTGTTTTGTGGTAAGTCTTGTTAAATTTTTTAAAGTACCACTTATTATTCATTTTCATAATAAAGGTGTTAATAAATATCAAGATAAAATAATAGATAATCAGTTGTATAAATTTGTTTTTAAGGATTCAAAAATAATCTTACTATCCCATTGTCTGTATACAGATATAGCACGCTATGTGGATAAAAAAGATGTATACTACTGCCCGAATGGAATTCCTTATTTTTCTACGGAAGAGGTTAAAAGTCAAAAGAATAGTAAAATGATAAACCTCTTATTCTTGTCCAATCTCATAGCTTCAAAGGGTGTCTATGAGTTGATAGAAGCTTGTAATCTTCTTAAAGAAAGAAATCATAAGTTTACCTGTACAATTATTGGGGGTGAGGGAGACGTTTCTAGAGAACAACTTCAGGATAAAATTAAAGAGTTCAATCTACAAGAGGAGGTTTCTTATCTAGGTAAGAGATATGGTGCTGAAAAAGAAGATGCTTTTAGTAAAGCAGATGTATTTGTATTCCCTACTTTTTATCATAACGAATGTTTTCCTTTAGTTTTATTGGAAGCCATGCAATTTGGTTTGCCTGTGGTAAGTACAAATGAAGGTGGGATACCGGATATTATAGAAGAGGGAACAACTGGTTATATTGTTACTAAAAATGATGTTGAAATGCTAACGGATCGTATAGAATTATTTATTAAACGCCCGGAACTTGTTTTAGAAATGGGAGCTAAGGCAAAGAAAATATTTTATGAAAAGTATACTTTAGAGACTTTTGAAAACAGATTAACCAAAATATTAGAAATTGCTTGA
- a CDS encoding glycosyltransferase — protein MHSSKTKLYPISLFTYNRAEETKKVIEALQNNYLAAASDLYIFSDGPKKETDIEKVQEVRAFIADIAGFNRVTVYNAKKNKGLANSIIQGVTRILENHEATIVLEDDLVTSRNFLDFMNQALDFYKEDASIFSVSGYTMNLPSLTKDKDFYFGIRASSWGWGVTKNVWQEVDWKVQSYSDFFNNREKQKQFNKGGSDLTRMLKAQMDGKIDSWAVRFCYDQFKKNMITVFPTQSKLVSIGFSEDATHTSGVTRFNTPLDTSDKRNFSFKKYQQLDKVITKEFANKFSVYLRLKDFIRRKLSYVA, from the coding sequence ATGCATAGTTCCAAAACCAAGTTATATCCAATTAGTCTCTTTACTTATAATAGAGCAGAAGAAACTAAAAAGGTTATTGAAGCATTGCAAAATAATTATCTCGCAGCCGCTTCTGATCTTTACATTTTTTCTGATGGACCTAAAAAAGAAACAGATATTGAAAAAGTTCAGGAAGTCCGGGCTTTTATAGCAGATATAGCTGGTTTTAATAGAGTAACGGTTTACAATGCCAAAAAAAATAAAGGGTTAGCTAATTCTATTATACAAGGAGTTACTAGAATCCTTGAAAATCATGAGGCAACAATAGTTCTGGAAGATGATCTTGTTACTTCAAGAAATTTTTTGGATTTTATGAATCAGGCCTTGGACTTTTATAAAGAGGATGCTTCTATATTTTCGGTATCGGGATATACCATGAATTTACCAAGTTTAACTAAAGACAAGGATTTTTATTTTGGAATACGAGCTTCTTCCTGGGGTTGGGGTGTTACCAAAAATGTTTGGCAAGAGGTAGACTGGAAGGTGCAATCCTATTCGGATTTTTTTAATAATAGGGAAAAACAAAAGCAATTTAATAAAGGAGGGAGTGATCTGACTCGTATGTTAAAAGCACAGATGGACGGAAAAATTGATTCCTGGGCGGTTAGATTTTGCTATGACCAGTTTAAAAAAAATATGATAACTGTCTTCCCTACGCAATCCAAACTGGTAAGTATAGGATTTAGTGAAGATGCTACTCATACAAGTGGTGTTACTAGATTTAATACCCCATTGGACACAAGTGATAAAAGAAATTTTTCTTTTAAAAAATACCAGCAGTTGGATAAGGTAATCACTAAAGAATTTGCTAATAAATTTTCAGTATACCTTCGGTTAAAAGATTTTATTCGTAGAAAATTATCGTATGTTGCCTAA
- a CDS encoding O-antigen ligase family protein, protein MNISLKNRRMVTSFTAIYLLLVIVNSIKEYTLTLLMGRYGKLVFAMITIPILIHMASRYKQRFRFKNKITGIVVLSLVIIFSIYYVLSTGDTERLLYNLALPVYLLFYFFLSKNVLFVTYKLVKDALYGHSKIWLLTIFQKVLFFNLFFWFAIAFATGMNMADEDGFGGFFQDKVHFGLYTATGFLVCFYLRYNKVKRDRSIYNLLQLAIYVMLAFVTSRNALLIIFTAVFSYVVITKAQKTVSILLLLLFPLSLFYLDTFFYNVSGDQINSFSTGRWEIWRIAWVEIVDKGVFFGSGIFNINNTVLYNNLGTGFHYLDTLEFLFLHSSYLEILAGGGMITLILFLVIVVSSWNLFSNMDKAVMIAILFGGIGESYLAQPFMLISTLFYLILIINNHQLVVRNMMRKKQLLPKEPKLEVYA, encoded by the coding sequence ATGAATATTTCTTTAAAAAATAGAAGAATGGTAACTTCCTTTACAGCAATATATTTATTGTTGGTGATTGTAAATTCTATCAAAGAATATACCCTTACTTTATTAATGGGAAGATACGGGAAATTAGTTTTTGCTATGATAACTATACCGATTCTGATACATATGGCTTCTCGCTATAAACAAAGGTTCAGATTTAAAAATAAAATAACCGGTATTGTGGTATTGAGTTTGGTTATTATCTTTTCGATTTACTATGTTTTAAGTACTGGAGATACGGAACGATTGCTATATAATTTAGCACTCCCGGTGTATTTATTGTTTTACTTTTTCCTTTCAAAAAATGTGTTGTTTGTAACTTATAAATTGGTAAAAGATGCTTTATACGGACATTCTAAAATATGGTTATTAACTATTTTTCAAAAAGTATTGTTTTTCAATCTTTTCTTTTGGTTTGCAATAGCTTTTGCTACTGGAATGAACATGGCAGATGAAGATGGCTTTGGAGGTTTTTTTCAGGATAAGGTACATTTTGGTTTATATACAGCAACCGGGTTTCTAGTTTGTTTTTATTTACGGTATAATAAGGTGAAAAGAGACCGTTCCATTTACAATTTGTTACAGCTTGCCATCTATGTCATGTTGGCTTTTGTAACTTCCAGAAATGCTTTGTTAATTATTTTTACTGCTGTTTTTTCCTATGTGGTAATTACAAAAGCTCAAAAAACGGTTTCGATTTTACTTTTGTTATTATTTCCTTTATCACTCTTTTATTTAGATACTTTTTTTTATAACGTTTCCGGAGATCAAATTAATTCTTTTTCCACCGGGAGATGGGAAATATGGCGTATCGCATGGGTGGAGATTGTAGATAAAGGTGTTTTTTTTGGAAGTGGTATTTTTAATATAAATAATACGGTCTTGTATAACAACCTGGGTACTGGTTTTCATTATCTAGATACTTTGGAGTTTCTATTTTTGCATTCCTCTTATTTGGAGATTTTGGCTGGTGGAGGTATGATCACTTTAATCCTTTTTTTAGTTATCGTAGTTTCTTCTTGGAATTTATTTTCTAATATGGATAAAGCAGTGATGATTGCCATACTTTTTGGTGGAATTGGAGAAAGTTACCTCGCTCAACCTTTTATGTTAATCTCGACGCTGTTCTATTTAATTTTGATTATAAATAATCATCAACTGGTGGTGAGAAACATGATGAGAAAAAAACAATTATTACCGAAAGAACCAAAATTAGAGGTTTATGCATAG
- a CDS encoding lipopolysaccharide biosynthesis protein, giving the protein MFIKSLKNNKELPKLISVVLDQACMSITTLSTTVVLARTYSKENYADIVLLFTIALFILGLQSAVIVKPFAISRNDTKHDPNSVRKSFIFTLNIKFLFTFILLIVFPVLYTFSFENWDSTQFLLFLLYIFSHSSYFFIREIMLSQRKTVQNLKYGLLCATGIITFLAFIYFNQITNFTIFLSTASGIYLLLTVSYFIANYKGELITKKEYYQLWEGNWRIGKWLLGSNFLFHVSTNIYPWLLLYITSKNDIAILGVLMSIAGLVNPLLTALSSYLLPIFVDINKDYKKIKNAVAKWMLLFGSLAALLVIFGCFSGQFLIATLFGNKYENLGWLVVLPFVVQSINIFFQPFKIALNAIKRTDINFWVLIPRSVIAISLGYIMITKFGLYGVFYTMIVENLVYQLIHFGIYRNIIGKDHHLQHFKV; this is encoded by the coding sequence ATGTTCATAAAAAGCCTAAAAAACAACAAAGAATTACCTAAACTAATCAGCGTTGTTTTAGATCAGGCTTGTATGAGTATAACTACTTTATCAACGACCGTAGTTCTTGCACGTACCTATAGTAAAGAAAATTATGCGGATATTGTATTGCTTTTTACCATAGCGCTTTTTATTCTAGGTCTACAAAGTGCGGTAATCGTAAAACCTTTTGCAATTTCCAGAAACGACACGAAACACGACCCGAATTCGGTCAGAAAATCCTTTATTTTCACGCTTAATATTAAGTTTTTATTCACCTTCATTTTATTAATAGTTTTTCCAGTTCTTTATACCTTTTCTTTTGAGAATTGGGATAGCACTCAATTTCTTTTATTTCTACTCTACATTTTTTCCCATTCATCTTACTTTTTTATTCGAGAAATTATGCTGAGTCAAAGAAAAACCGTGCAAAATTTAAAATACGGACTTTTGTGTGCTACAGGTATCATTACTTTTTTAGCTTTTATTTATTTTAATCAAATTACTAATTTTACTATTTTTTTGTCAACAGCATCAGGTATTTACTTGCTGTTAACCGTAAGTTATTTCATTGCTAATTACAAAGGTGAGCTTATTACTAAAAAGGAATATTATCAATTGTGGGAAGGTAACTGGCGAATTGGGAAATGGTTATTAGGTTCTAATTTTCTTTTTCATGTCAGTACAAATATCTATCCTTGGTTGTTATTATATATTACTTCAAAAAATGATATTGCTATTTTAGGTGTTTTAATGAGTATTGCAGGTCTGGTGAACCCCTTACTTACCGCTTTGAGTTCTTATTTATTACCAATTTTTGTGGATATCAATAAGGACTACAAAAAAATCAAAAATGCTGTGGCAAAATGGATGCTACTTTTTGGATCTTTGGCGGCGCTATTAGTTATTTTCGGTTGTTTTTCAGGGCAGTTTTTAATTGCAACCTTATTCGGTAATAAATATGAAAATTTGGGTTGGCTTGTAGTACTTCCATTTGTAGTGCAAAGCATAAACATATTTTTTCAACCTTTTAAAATTGCATTAAATGCTATAAAACGTACAGATATTAATTTCTGGGTACTAATTCCTCGTAGTGTTATTGCGATTTCGCTGGGATATATAATGATTACAAAATTTGGATTATATGGTGTTTTTTATACGATGATTGTAGAAAACCTTGTTTATCAATTAATACATTTTGGTATTTATAGAAATATTATAGGTAAGGATCACCATTTACAACATTTTAAAGTATGA
- a CDS encoding GDP-L-fucose synthase family protein, which produces MNKEAKIYIAGHRGMVGSAIWRALQAKGYTNLVGQTSKELDLRDQKSVTDFITKEKPDCMINAAAKVGGILANNNYPYQFIMENLQIQNNLIDQAHKQGISKFIFLGSSCIYPKFAPQPLKEEYLLTDSLEPTNEWYAIAKIAGVKACEAIRKQYQKDFVSLMPTNLYGTHDNFDLKTSHVLPAMIRKFHDAKENGHSTVTLWGSGTPMREFLFVDDMAASVVFALENTLPDHLYNVGTGSDLTIKDLAELIQKAVGHQGNIEWDASKPDGTPKKLMDSSKLNKIGWQPDVSLEEGIAKTYDWFLKNQQSFKEVQIN; this is translated from the coding sequence GGAATGGTAGGGTCTGCCATATGGCGTGCTTTACAGGCAAAAGGATATACAAATCTAGTGGGTCAAACCAGTAAAGAACTGGATCTCCGGGATCAGAAATCTGTGACTGATTTTATTACCAAAGAGAAACCGGACTGTATGATTAATGCTGCGGCAAAAGTGGGGGGCATACTAGCTAATAATAATTACCCCTATCAATTTATTATGGAGAATCTTCAGATTCAAAATAATCTAATCGATCAGGCTCATAAACAAGGGATTTCAAAATTTATATTTTTAGGGAGCTCCTGTATTTACCCTAAATTTGCACCACAACCTTTAAAAGAAGAGTATTTACTTACAGATTCATTAGAACCTACTAATGAGTGGTATGCTATTGCTAAAATTGCAGGGGTTAAAGCTTGTGAAGCGATACGAAAACAATATCAGAAAGATTTTGTTAGTTTGATGCCTACCAATTTATATGGTACCCACGACAATTTTGATTTAAAAACCTCTCATGTACTTCCGGCTATGATCCGAAAGTTTCACGATGCAAAAGAAAACGGACATAGTACAGTTACCCTTTGGGGAAGCGGAACACCGATGCGAGAATTCTTATTTGTAGATGATATGGCAGCATCTGTAGTATTTGCATTAGAAAATACGTTACCGGATCATCTATATAACGTAGGAACCGGATCTGATCTTACTATTAAAGATTTGGCCGAACTTATTCAAAAAGCAGTTGGACATCAAGGTAACATCGAATGGGATGCTTCAAAACCAGATGGAACACCTAAAAAATTAATGGATAGCTCTAAACTTAATAAAATAGGGTGGCAACCTGATGTCTCCTTAGAAGAAGGAATCGCAAAAACGTATGATTGGTTTTTAAAAAATCAACAAAGTTTTAAAGAAGTTCAAATTAATTAA